Proteins from a single region of bacterium:
- a CDS encoding DUF4115 domain-containing protein — translation MKATAQEIAQELIRQRELKGLNVAQLSAKTKIAERFIEAMERGEFAFLPPVYVRAFLRTLSLELGLDPEVMIRRYWSLSGQSKAEAVEDEPAPAAPGPPPGIPSGLETYALGKKEPAGREQAPGDKRALILGSMALIACVVLAVYFLLLQPAEETPLLDTGTVVEKIEPGASADTTLLIPLNETPSAEAPATEELHLAIKISDSAWVRIVYQDSLVDEGVFAPGDGRNWSSLNRFFMKIGNAGGVHLYLNNQDLGDAGVRGQVVNLMIDGQGVSKISDADFPPAMRQPPGRE, via the coding sequence GTGAAGGCAACAGCTCAAGAGATTGCTCAAGAATTGATCCGTCAACGTGAGTTGAAGGGTCTCAACGTGGCCCAGCTGTCGGCGAAGACAAAAATCGCCGAACGGTTCATCGAAGCTATGGAACGGGGGGAGTTCGCTTTTCTTCCGCCGGTTTATGTACGCGCTTTTCTGCGCACGCTCTCGCTGGAACTGGGATTGGATCCAGAGGTGATGATTCGCCGGTACTGGTCGCTGAGCGGCCAGTCGAAGGCTGAAGCGGTGGAAGACGAACCCGCACCTGCCGCCCCTGGCCCGCCGCCGGGCATACCCAGCGGACTGGAAACTTATGCCCTGGGCAAAAAAGAGCCGGCCGGGCGTGAACAGGCTCCCGGCGACAAGCGGGCCCTGATCCTCGGCAGCATGGCATTGATCGCCTGTGTGGTGCTGGCTGTCTATTTCCTGTTGTTGCAGCCGGCTGAAGAGACGCCGTTGCTGGATACCGGCACCGTGGTGGAAAAAATCGAACCGGGCGCCTCGGCAGATACCACATTGCTGATTCCGTTGAACGAAACACCCTCCGCAGAAGCCCCTGCGACTGAGGAACTGCATTTGGCCATCAAGATTTCCGACAGCGCCTGGGTGCGCATTGTCTATCAGGACAGCCTGGTGGATGAAGGGGTGTTCGCACCAGGCGACGGCCGCAACTGGTCCAGCTTGAATCGGTTTTTTATGAAAATCGGCAACGCCGGCGGCGTGCATCTGTATCTGAACAACCAAGATCTGGGCGATGCGGGCGTGCGCGGCCAGGTGGTCAATCTGATGATCGACGGGCAAGGGGTGAGCAAAATCAGCGATGCGGATTTTCCGCCGGCGATGAGACAACCGCCAGGCCGTGAGTGA
- the maf gene encoding septum formation protein Maf encodes MQKRKYVLASRSPRRSQLLSMIQLPFTVLASEHDESVLDEPDPIRHVLLQSLAKAQQVAGRVEEAIIIGADTIVVLDGEILGKPVSPVHAAEMLRRLSARTHHVFTGFSLVDQPQGRTLSEYEVTAVHFRALSEQEILSYAHSDGPKDKAGAYGIQDASAVFADRIDGCFYNVVGLPLAKFYLALSMFIQNS; translated from the coding sequence CTGCAGAAACGCAAATACGTGTTGGCCTCGCGATCGCCCCGGCGCAGTCAGTTGTTGTCGATGATCCAGCTGCCCTTTACCGTGTTGGCCAGCGAACATGATGAAAGTGTGTTGGATGAGCCGGATCCCATCCGGCATGTTTTGCTGCAGTCGTTGGCTAAGGCGCAACAGGTGGCCGGCCGGGTGGAAGAGGCGATCATCATCGGCGCCGACACCATCGTCGTGTTGGACGGTGAAATTCTCGGCAAACCTGTGTCCCCGGTTCATGCAGCGGAAATGCTGCGCCGGCTGAGCGCCAGAACGCATCATGTGTTTACCGGTTTCTCCCTTGTCGACCAGCCACAGGGTCGTACGCTTTCCGAATATGAGGTAACCGCAGTGCATTTTCGCGCGCTGTCGGAGCAGGAAATTCTCTCCTATGCGCACAGCGACGGTCCCAAGGACAAGGCGGGCGCCTATGGCATTCAGGACGCCAGCGCCGTTTTTGCCGACCGGATCGATGGATGTTTTTACAATGTAGTCGGTCTTCCTTTGGCCAAATTCTATCTTGCCTTGTCAATGTTTATTCAAAACAGTTAG
- a CDS encoding D-tyrosyl-tRNA(Tyr) deacylase, whose translation MRALLQRVTQASVKIHGVETGRIDRGLVVFLGVSSQDAERAAAFLAERIAHLRIFQDDEGKTNLSLLEVQGSVLAISQFTLYADCTRGRRPGFSYAGPPEIAEPLYHRFMELLRSFGVTVAEGQFGADMLVEIHNDGPFTILLDSNEKRRED comes from the coding sequence ATGCGGGCACTTTTACAACGCGTTACCCAAGCGTCGGTCAAGATCCATGGAGTTGAAACCGGCCGCATCGACCGGGGACTGGTGGTCTTTCTCGGCGTCAGCAGTCAGGACGCAGAGCGCGCGGCCGCTTTTCTGGCTGAACGGATAGCTCACCTGCGCATTTTTCAGGATGACGAAGGCAAGACCAACCTCTCGTTGCTGGAGGTGCAGGGTTCGGTGCTGGCGATCTCTCAATTCACCCTGTACGCCGATTGCACGCGCGGCCGGCGCCCGGGTTTTTCTTACGCCGGCCCGCCGGAGATCGCCGAACCGCTTTATCACCGCTTTATGGAATTGTTGCGTTCGTTCGGTGTGACTGTGGCTGAGGGGCAATTCGGCGCCGACATGCTGGTGGAAATCCACAACGACGGCCCGTTTACGATTTTGCTGGACAGCAACGAAAAGCGCCGAGAGGATTGA
- a CDS encoding UbiA family prenyltransferase has translation MKKRLFGLLQIIRPVNVVIAMASVLIAMLICNPHTRLRNLVLAMLVAGLVTSGANAINDYFDIEIDRINRPRRPLPAGLLSPFSARRFAFFCFVSALALAAFLGPQSLFIVGLSIPLVYAYSAVFKTTAVWGNLIVGLTSGLAFLFGGTVAGNMQQAWMPFLFALVINWAREVIKDIEDIPGDRQARAQTLPIRYGIPAARRLITALLTGLILLTGAPYLLGLYGRYYLLVVMMLVNSLLITVLVELWRELDSRRLRRMSLCLKAAMFSGLAAILAGQW, from the coding sequence ATGAAGAAAAGGCTGTTTGGTCTATTGCAGATCATCCGGCCTGTGAATGTGGTCATCGCCATGGCCTCGGTGCTGATTGCCATGCTCATCTGTAATCCGCACACCCGATTGCGCAATCTGGTCCTGGCGATGCTGGTGGCCGGTCTGGTCACCAGCGGCGCCAATGCGATTAATGATTATTTTGACATCGAAATTGACCGGATCAATCGGCCGCGACGGCCGCTGCCGGCTGGGTTGTTGTCGCCATTTTCAGCCCGGAGGTTTGCTTTTTTCTGTTTCGTCTCAGCGCTGGCGCTGGCTGCGTTTCTCGGCCCACAGAGCCTATTCATCGTCGGCTTGAGCATTCCCTTGGTCTACGCATACAGTGCGGTTTTCAAGACCACCGCGGTGTGGGGCAACCTGATCGTGGGCTTGACCAGCGGATTGGCTTTTCTATTCGGCGGCACGGTGGCGGGCAACATGCAGCAGGCGTGGATGCCGTTTCTCTTCGCCTTGGTCATCAACTGGGCGCGCGAGGTCATCAAAGACATCGAAGATATACCCGGAGACCGGCAAGCCCGTGCGCAGACGCTGCCGATCCGTTACGGCATTCCGGCAGCGAGACGGCTGATCACCGCCCTGCTGACAGGCCTGATCCTGCTCACCGGAGCGCCCTATCTACTGGGTCTCTACGGCCGGTACTATTTGTTGGTGGTCATGATGCTGGTCAATTCGTTGTTGATAACAGTTCTGGTGGAATTATGGCGCGAGCTGGACAGCCGCAGGCTGCGCCGAATGAGCCTGTGTTTGAAAGCGGCCATGTTCTCAGGTCTGGCGGCCATACTGGCCGGACAATGGTAA
- a CDS encoding GWxTD domain-containing protein → MCRQMSHVFVLLSMLLTVGFTIFGQDAQTPSQNLHFIADFSQFRYSDSLMYVEFSASVDREMLVYAADGGRYKGEFLVTAELLQQDSVVSRKMWRNVNMVDSLAEIVPGQKLYCMNSFVVPPQPSRIRLTIQDPQHPQGAGVVEWPFQPRLFSGDALQLSDIQMASSIERDTTTSVYTKNCFRISPNPTALYGIGLPILYSYLEIYNLTPASSEAGGNYRVEYKVYSTDGALVKSYEVKERHKPGTSAVEVNGANVVTLVSGAYLLRVEVTDLETNAVAKAEHKFFVYREGDYAEGGERFKKREEITGAGSAGLDAGRYDTMSEKEINAEFEYARYIALKEERDTFKKLNLEGKRKYIKEFWSKRDQTPNTPENEYKRDYLERVQFANQSLRGTFRDGWRTDRGRVILLYGRADEIERFPFNNQNRSYEIWHYYQVQGGVVFIFVDKREMGDYELVHSTARGELYDEEWPRWINPNSDASNSGVTY, encoded by the coding sequence ATGTGCCGTCAGATGTCTCACGTGTTTGTTTTGTTGTCTATGCTGCTCACCGTTGGTTTCACGATCTTTGGACAGGATGCACAAACGCCTTCGCAAAATCTGCATTTCATCGCCGATTTTTCCCAGTTTCGTTATTCCGACAGCTTGATGTATGTCGAATTCTCCGCCTCCGTCGATCGGGAGATGCTGGTCTACGCCGCAGACGGCGGCCGGTATAAAGGTGAATTCCTGGTCACGGCCGAACTGCTGCAACAGGATTCGGTGGTCAGCCGCAAAATGTGGAGAAATGTGAACATGGTGGACAGCCTGGCGGAAATCGTGCCCGGGCAAAAACTGTATTGCATGAATTCTTTCGTCGTTCCGCCGCAGCCGTCGCGCATCCGTCTCACCATTCAGGATCCTCAACATCCGCAAGGTGCCGGCGTTGTTGAATGGCCGTTCCAACCCCGCCTGTTCAGCGGGGATGCCCTACAACTGTCCGACATACAGATGGCCAGCTCGATCGAGCGGGATACGACGACCAGCGTCTATACCAAGAACTGCTTCCGGATCAGCCCCAATCCCACCGCGCTGTACGGAATCGGCTTGCCGATCCTGTACAGCTATCTCGAAATTTACAACCTGACGCCGGCCTCCTCCGAGGCGGGTGGCAACTACCGGGTGGAATACAAAGTGTATTCCACGGACGGCGCTCTGGTAAAGAGCTACGAAGTCAAAGAGCGGCATAAACCCGGCACATCGGCTGTGGAAGTGAACGGCGCTAATGTGGTCACTTTGGTCTCCGGGGCCTATCTGCTGCGCGTCGAAGTAACCGACTTGGAAACCAACGCGGTGGCCAAAGCGGAACATAAATTTTTCGTGTACCGCGAAGGGGATTACGCCGAGGGCGGCGAGCGGTTCAAGAAGAGAGAAGAGATCACAGGGGCCGGCAGCGCCGGGTTGGACGCCGGTCGTTACGACACGATGAGCGAAAAGGAGATCAACGCCGAGTTTGAATATGCCCGCTACATCGCCTTAAAAGAGGAGCGCGACACTTTCAAAAAGCTGAATCTGGAGGGGAAACGCAAGTACATCAAAGAATTTTGGTCGAAACGCGATCAGACGCCGAACACGCCGGAAAATGAATACAAGCGCGACTATCTCGAGCGCGTTCAGTTCGCCAACCAATCGCTGCGCGGAACCTTCCGGGATGGTTGGCGCACCGATCGGGGCCGCGTGATTCTCCTCTACGGCCGCGCCGATGAAATCGAGAGGTTCCCTTTCAACAATCAAAACCGCTCTTATGAAATCTGGCATTATTATCAGGTGCAGGGAGGGGTGGTTTTCATTTTCGTCGATAAGCGCGAGATGGGGGATTATGAACTGGTCCACTCGACCGCGCGCGGCGAGTTGTACGATGAAGAGTGGCCGCGCTGGATCAATCCCAACTCGGACGCCTCTAACAGCGGCGTCACCTACTAG